A genomic segment from Daphnia carinata strain CSIRO-1 chromosome 1, CSIRO_AGI_Dcar_HiC_V3, whole genome shotgun sequence encodes:
- the LOC130692604 gene encoding protein Fe65 homolog isoform X1: MGDQPISGQDEDIFLENGRLSYENPNYQLHLNAVRLEDALNSNTEHYNLNSALLGYSMDVLSPQLSNMDLGMELELARTGSSTSLSGGNATRQRRHYASLDPMSMGVDVQVGPVMNLGSPDFDNNRGVLDNYGTSVDIEQRKSAMERQCTDSSSVDTGSPSASESSCPTATGCDSEPERNEDQLPPGWEKHEDDDGPYYWHIKSGTIQREPPENKDSSSQPAMNFQRQIVREAEAISASFTPVVPRSTTSFTLSDLDSIRSKEDMAFNLNLHDRRRSFPVSLGSGVSAESRNSAPKSPAIRFSVRSLGWVEIAEEDLTPERSSKAVNRCIVDLSLGRHDLLDVVGRWGDGKDLFMDLDEGSLKLIDTENFAVLNSQPIHTIRVWGVGRDNGRDFAYVARDRVTRRHMCHVFRCDTPARTIANTLRDICKKIMIERNLQHGFAKSADNGANVVANTLGCSPLPASRSRPSNLPSEQRRHTSKIGQILLSSQSFPTPMEEPRKVLKAQYIGSLQVRRPSGMDTLNDAIDQMASQVPADQWRDVNVAVAPSVVTITDAEDDEKIIVESRVRFLSFLGIGRQVENCGFIVHTANDVYIAHVLCCHPSSGAICKTIEAACKLRYQKCLDAHGALRGRITNSSSTAQTPTGRSLESLSATLKSVFGSISLGSKKTNKTTGES; this comes from the exons ATGGGCGACCAGCCGATTTCTGGCCAAGACGAAGACATTTTCCTAG AGAACGGACGATTGAGCTACGAGAATCCAAACTACCAGCTTCACTTGAACGCTGTCCGTCTGGAAGACGCTCTCAATTCGAACACGGAACACTATAATCTCAACTCTGCCCTGCTCGGCTACAGCATGGACGTCCTCTCTCCACAACTCTCCAACATG GATCTCGGCATGGAACTCGAATTGGCCCGGACTGGTTCTAGCACCAGTTTGAGTGGCGGAAATGCCACCCGTCAAAGACGACACTACGCTTCGCTTGATCCCATGTCCATGGGCGTTGACGTCCAAGTGGGTCCGGTGATGAATCTCGGCAGTCCAGATTTTGACAACAATAG GGGCGTGTTGGACAATTATGGCACTTCTGTCGATATTGAACAGCGCAAGTCTGCAATGGAAAGACAATGCACTGATAGCAGCAGCGTCGATACGGGCTCTCCGTCTGCGTCGGAGAGTAGCTGCCCTACAGCCACTGGCTGCGATAGTGAGccagaaagaaatgaagatcAACTGCCACCCGGCTGGGAAAAACACGAAG ATGACGATGGGCCCTATTATTGGCACATCAAAAGCGGAACTATTCAACGTGAACCTCCTGAGAACAAAGATTCATCTAGCCAACCAGCGATGAATTTTCAACGCCAAATCGTGCGCGAAGCTGAG gcTATTAGTGCCAGCTTCACTCCAGTGGTTCCCAGGAGCACCACTAGCTTTACCCTCTCCGACTTGGACAGCATCCGCTCCAAAGAGGATATGGCCTTCAA TCTTAATCTTCACGATAGAAGGCGAAGTTTTCCCGTATCGCTCGGCTCCGGTGTTTCTGCAGAATCGCGGAATTCTGCGCCAAAATCGCCAGCTATTCGATTTTCTGTCCGCTCGTTGGGTTGGGTTGAAATAGCTGAAGAAGATCTCACCCCTGAGCGCAGTTCGAAAGCCGTCAACCGTTGCATTGTCGATTTGAGCTTGGGCCGTCATGACTTGCTCGATGTGGTCGGCCGTTGGGGAGAT GGCAAGGATTTATTCATGGATCTCGATGAAGGTTCGCTAAAGCTAATTGATACGGAGAATTTCGCTGTTCTGAATAGTCAGCCCATACACACTATCCGCGTCTGGGGTGTCGGTCGTGACAACGGACG GGATTTCGCTTACGTCGCCCGCGACCGCGTGACACGAAGGCACATGTGCCACGTCTTCCGCTGCGACACGCCGGCCCGCACCATTGCCAACACACTCAGGGACATCTGCAAAAAGATCATGATCGAGCGCAACTTGCAGCACGGATTCGCTAAATCTGCCGACAACG gtgctAACGTGGTTGCTAACACACTTGGATGTAGCCCTCTTCCTGCATCTCGTAGCCGGCCAAGCAACTTGCCATCAGAACAACGGCGCCATACCAGCAAAATCGGACAGATATTGTTGTCGA GCCAGAGTTTCCCTACACCAATGGAAGAACCGCGTAAGGTGCTAAAAGCGCAGTACATTGGCAGCCTTCAAGTGCGCCGTCCCAGCGGTATGGATACGCTGAACGACGCCATCGATCAAATGGCAAGCCAAGTACCAGCCGACCAATGGCGAGACGTCAATGTGGCCGTCGCACCTTCAGTAGTTACCATCACCGATGCAGAG GACGACGAAAAGATCATCGTGGAATCGCGTGTCCGATTCCTCTCGTTTCTGGGCATCGGCCGCCAGGTGGAGAATTGCGGTTTCATCGTCCATACGGCCAACGATGTCTACATCGCCCACGTTCTCTGCTGCCATCCTTCGTCCGGCGCCATCTGTAAGACAATAGAAGCCGCTTGCAAG TTGCGTTATCAGAAATGCCTGGATGCTCACGGTGCCCTTAGGGGACGGATCACCAATTCGTCGTCGACAGCCCAGACGCCGACGGGCCGCAGCTTGGAATCACTGAGTGCTACTCTCAAGTCTGTCTTCGGTTCCATTAGTCTTGGATCAAAAAAGACGAACAAAACTACCGGCGAATCGTGA
- the LOC130692604 gene encoding protein Fe65 homolog isoform X2, with protein MFDHCRPAVNNCENGRLSYENPNYQLHLNAVRLEDALNSNTEHYNLNSALLGYSMDVLSPQLSNMDLGMELELARTGSSTSLSGGNATRQRRHYASLDPMSMGVDVQVGPVMNLGSPDFDNNRGVLDNYGTSVDIEQRKSAMERQCTDSSSVDTGSPSASESSCPTATGCDSEPERNEDQLPPGWEKHEDDDGPYYWHIKSGTIQREPPENKDSSSQPAMNFQRQIVREAEAISASFTPVVPRSTTSFTLSDLDSIRSKEDMAFNLNLHDRRRSFPVSLGSGVSAESRNSAPKSPAIRFSVRSLGWVEIAEEDLTPERSSKAVNRCIVDLSLGRHDLLDVVGRWGDGKDLFMDLDEGSLKLIDTENFAVLNSQPIHTIRVWGVGRDNGRDFAYVARDRVTRRHMCHVFRCDTPARTIANTLRDICKKIMIERNLQHGFAKSADNGANVVANTLGCSPLPASRSRPSNLPSEQRRHTSKIGQILLSSQSFPTPMEEPRKVLKAQYIGSLQVRRPSGMDTLNDAIDQMASQVPADQWRDVNVAVAPSVVTITDAEDDEKIIVESRVRFLSFLGIGRQVENCGFIVHTANDVYIAHVLCCHPSSGAICKTIEAACKLRYQKCLDAHGALRGRITNSSSTAQTPTGRSLESLSATLKSVFGSISLGSKKTNKTTGES; from the exons ATGTTTGACCATTGTCGGCCCGCTGTCAACAATTGCG AGAACGGACGATTGAGCTACGAGAATCCAAACTACCAGCTTCACTTGAACGCTGTCCGTCTGGAAGACGCTCTCAATTCGAACACGGAACACTATAATCTCAACTCTGCCCTGCTCGGCTACAGCATGGACGTCCTCTCTCCACAACTCTCCAACATG GATCTCGGCATGGAACTCGAATTGGCCCGGACTGGTTCTAGCACCAGTTTGAGTGGCGGAAATGCCACCCGTCAAAGACGACACTACGCTTCGCTTGATCCCATGTCCATGGGCGTTGACGTCCAAGTGGGTCCGGTGATGAATCTCGGCAGTCCAGATTTTGACAACAATAG GGGCGTGTTGGACAATTATGGCACTTCTGTCGATATTGAACAGCGCAAGTCTGCAATGGAAAGACAATGCACTGATAGCAGCAGCGTCGATACGGGCTCTCCGTCTGCGTCGGAGAGTAGCTGCCCTACAGCCACTGGCTGCGATAGTGAGccagaaagaaatgaagatcAACTGCCACCCGGCTGGGAAAAACACGAAG ATGACGATGGGCCCTATTATTGGCACATCAAAAGCGGAACTATTCAACGTGAACCTCCTGAGAACAAAGATTCATCTAGCCAACCAGCGATGAATTTTCAACGCCAAATCGTGCGCGAAGCTGAG gcTATTAGTGCCAGCTTCACTCCAGTGGTTCCCAGGAGCACCACTAGCTTTACCCTCTCCGACTTGGACAGCATCCGCTCCAAAGAGGATATGGCCTTCAA TCTTAATCTTCACGATAGAAGGCGAAGTTTTCCCGTATCGCTCGGCTCCGGTGTTTCTGCAGAATCGCGGAATTCTGCGCCAAAATCGCCAGCTATTCGATTTTCTGTCCGCTCGTTGGGTTGGGTTGAAATAGCTGAAGAAGATCTCACCCCTGAGCGCAGTTCGAAAGCCGTCAACCGTTGCATTGTCGATTTGAGCTTGGGCCGTCATGACTTGCTCGATGTGGTCGGCCGTTGGGGAGAT GGCAAGGATTTATTCATGGATCTCGATGAAGGTTCGCTAAAGCTAATTGATACGGAGAATTTCGCTGTTCTGAATAGTCAGCCCATACACACTATCCGCGTCTGGGGTGTCGGTCGTGACAACGGACG GGATTTCGCTTACGTCGCCCGCGACCGCGTGACACGAAGGCACATGTGCCACGTCTTCCGCTGCGACACGCCGGCCCGCACCATTGCCAACACACTCAGGGACATCTGCAAAAAGATCATGATCGAGCGCAACTTGCAGCACGGATTCGCTAAATCTGCCGACAACG gtgctAACGTGGTTGCTAACACACTTGGATGTAGCCCTCTTCCTGCATCTCGTAGCCGGCCAAGCAACTTGCCATCAGAACAACGGCGCCATACCAGCAAAATCGGACAGATATTGTTGTCGA GCCAGAGTTTCCCTACACCAATGGAAGAACCGCGTAAGGTGCTAAAAGCGCAGTACATTGGCAGCCTTCAAGTGCGCCGTCCCAGCGGTATGGATACGCTGAACGACGCCATCGATCAAATGGCAAGCCAAGTACCAGCCGACCAATGGCGAGACGTCAATGTGGCCGTCGCACCTTCAGTAGTTACCATCACCGATGCAGAG GACGACGAAAAGATCATCGTGGAATCGCGTGTCCGATTCCTCTCGTTTCTGGGCATCGGCCGCCAGGTGGAGAATTGCGGTTTCATCGTCCATACGGCCAACGATGTCTACATCGCCCACGTTCTCTGCTGCCATCCTTCGTCCGGCGCCATCTGTAAGACAATAGAAGCCGCTTGCAAG TTGCGTTATCAGAAATGCCTGGATGCTCACGGTGCCCTTAGGGGACGGATCACCAATTCGTCGTCGACAGCCCAGACGCCGACGGGCCGCAGCTTGGAATCACTGAGTGCTACTCTCAAGTCTGTCTTCGGTTCCATTAGTCTTGGATCAAAAAAGACGAACAAAACTACCGGCGAATCGTGA
- the LOC130692604 gene encoding protein Fe65 homolog isoform X4 produces MFDHCRPAVNNCENGRLSYENPNYQLHLNAVRLEDALNSNTEHYNLNSALLGYSMDVLSPQLSNMDLGMELELARTGSSTSLSGGNATRQRRHYASLDPMSMGVDVQVGPVMNLGSPDFDNNRGVLDNYGTSVDIEQRKSAMERQCTDSSSVDTGSPSASESSCPTATGCDSEPERNEDQLPPGWEKHEDDDGPYYWHIKSGTIQREPPENKDSSSQPAMNFQRQIVREAEAISASFTPVVPRSTTSFTLSDLDSIRSKEDMAFKRRSFPVSLGSGVSAESRNSAPKSPAIRFSVRSLGWVEIAEEDLTPERSSKAVNRCIVDLSLGRHDLLDVVGRWGDGKDLFMDLDEGSLKLIDTENFAVLNSQPIHTIRVWGVGRDNGRDFAYVARDRVTRRHMCHVFRCDTPARTIANTLRDICKKIMIERNLQHGFAKSADNGANVVANTLGCSPLPASRSRPSNLPSEQRRHTSKIGQILLSSQSFPTPMEEPRKVLKAQYIGSLQVRRPSGMDTLNDAIDQMASQVPADQWRDVNVAVAPSVVTITDAEDDEKIIVESRVRFLSFLGIGRQVENCGFIVHTANDVYIAHVLCCHPSSGAICKTIEAACKLRYQKCLDAHGALRGRITNSSSTAQTPTGRSLESLSATLKSVFGSISLGSKKTNKTTGES; encoded by the exons ATGTTTGACCATTGTCGGCCCGCTGTCAACAATTGCG AGAACGGACGATTGAGCTACGAGAATCCAAACTACCAGCTTCACTTGAACGCTGTCCGTCTGGAAGACGCTCTCAATTCGAACACGGAACACTATAATCTCAACTCTGCCCTGCTCGGCTACAGCATGGACGTCCTCTCTCCACAACTCTCCAACATG GATCTCGGCATGGAACTCGAATTGGCCCGGACTGGTTCTAGCACCAGTTTGAGTGGCGGAAATGCCACCCGTCAAAGACGACACTACGCTTCGCTTGATCCCATGTCCATGGGCGTTGACGTCCAAGTGGGTCCGGTGATGAATCTCGGCAGTCCAGATTTTGACAACAATAG GGGCGTGTTGGACAATTATGGCACTTCTGTCGATATTGAACAGCGCAAGTCTGCAATGGAAAGACAATGCACTGATAGCAGCAGCGTCGATACGGGCTCTCCGTCTGCGTCGGAGAGTAGCTGCCCTACAGCCACTGGCTGCGATAGTGAGccagaaagaaatgaagatcAACTGCCACCCGGCTGGGAAAAACACGAAG ATGACGATGGGCCCTATTATTGGCACATCAAAAGCGGAACTATTCAACGTGAACCTCCTGAGAACAAAGATTCATCTAGCCAACCAGCGATGAATTTTCAACGCCAAATCGTGCGCGAAGCTGAG gcTATTAGTGCCAGCTTCACTCCAGTGGTTCCCAGGAGCACCACTAGCTTTACCCTCTCCGACTTGGACAGCATCCGCTCCAAAGAGGATATGGCCTTCAA AAGGCGAAGTTTTCCCGTATCGCTCGGCTCCGGTGTTTCTGCAGAATCGCGGAATTCTGCGCCAAAATCGCCAGCTATTCGATTTTCTGTCCGCTCGTTGGGTTGGGTTGAAATAGCTGAAGAAGATCTCACCCCTGAGCGCAGTTCGAAAGCCGTCAACCGTTGCATTGTCGATTTGAGCTTGGGCCGTCATGACTTGCTCGATGTGGTCGGCCGTTGGGGAGAT GGCAAGGATTTATTCATGGATCTCGATGAAGGTTCGCTAAAGCTAATTGATACGGAGAATTTCGCTGTTCTGAATAGTCAGCCCATACACACTATCCGCGTCTGGGGTGTCGGTCGTGACAACGGACG GGATTTCGCTTACGTCGCCCGCGACCGCGTGACACGAAGGCACATGTGCCACGTCTTCCGCTGCGACACGCCGGCCCGCACCATTGCCAACACACTCAGGGACATCTGCAAAAAGATCATGATCGAGCGCAACTTGCAGCACGGATTCGCTAAATCTGCCGACAACG gtgctAACGTGGTTGCTAACACACTTGGATGTAGCCCTCTTCCTGCATCTCGTAGCCGGCCAAGCAACTTGCCATCAGAACAACGGCGCCATACCAGCAAAATCGGACAGATATTGTTGTCGA GCCAGAGTTTCCCTACACCAATGGAAGAACCGCGTAAGGTGCTAAAAGCGCAGTACATTGGCAGCCTTCAAGTGCGCCGTCCCAGCGGTATGGATACGCTGAACGACGCCATCGATCAAATGGCAAGCCAAGTACCAGCCGACCAATGGCGAGACGTCAATGTGGCCGTCGCACCTTCAGTAGTTACCATCACCGATGCAGAG GACGACGAAAAGATCATCGTGGAATCGCGTGTCCGATTCCTCTCGTTTCTGGGCATCGGCCGCCAGGTGGAGAATTGCGGTTTCATCGTCCATACGGCCAACGATGTCTACATCGCCCACGTTCTCTGCTGCCATCCTTCGTCCGGCGCCATCTGTAAGACAATAGAAGCCGCTTGCAAG TTGCGTTATCAGAAATGCCTGGATGCTCACGGTGCCCTTAGGGGACGGATCACCAATTCGTCGTCGACAGCCCAGACGCCGACGGGCCGCAGCTTGGAATCACTGAGTGCTACTCTCAAGTCTGTCTTCGGTTCCATTAGTCTTGGATCAAAAAAGACGAACAAAACTACCGGCGAATCGTGA
- the LOC130692604 gene encoding protein Fe65 homolog isoform X5 encodes MDVLSPQLSNMDLGMELELARTGSSTSLSGGNATRQRRHYASLDPMSMGVDVQVGPVMNLGSPDFDNNRGVLDNYGTSVDIEQRKSAMERQCTDSSSVDTGSPSASESSCPTATGCDSEPERNEDQLPPGWEKHEDDDGPYYWHIKSGTIQREPPENKDSSSQPAMNFQRQIVREAEAISASFTPVVPRSTTSFTLSDLDSIRSKEDMAFNLNLHDRRRSFPVSLGSGVSAESRNSAPKSPAIRFSVRSLGWVEIAEEDLTPERSSKAVNRCIVDLSLGRHDLLDVVGRWGDGKDLFMDLDEGSLKLIDTENFAVLNSQPIHTIRVWGVGRDNGRDFAYVARDRVTRRHMCHVFRCDTPARTIANTLRDICKKIMIERNLQHGFAKSADNGANVVANTLGCSPLPASRSRPSNLPSEQRRHTSKIGQILLSSQSFPTPMEEPRKVLKAQYIGSLQVRRPSGMDTLNDAIDQMASQVPADQWRDVNVAVAPSVVTITDAEDDEKIIVESRVRFLSFLGIGRQVENCGFIVHTANDVYIAHVLCCHPSSGAICKTIEAACKLRYQKCLDAHGALRGRITNSSSTAQTPTGRSLESLSATLKSVFGSISLGSKKTNKTTGES; translated from the exons ATGGACGTCCTCTCTCCACAACTCTCCAACATG GATCTCGGCATGGAACTCGAATTGGCCCGGACTGGTTCTAGCACCAGTTTGAGTGGCGGAAATGCCACCCGTCAAAGACGACACTACGCTTCGCTTGATCCCATGTCCATGGGCGTTGACGTCCAAGTGGGTCCGGTGATGAATCTCGGCAGTCCAGATTTTGACAACAATAG GGGCGTGTTGGACAATTATGGCACTTCTGTCGATATTGAACAGCGCAAGTCTGCAATGGAAAGACAATGCACTGATAGCAGCAGCGTCGATACGGGCTCTCCGTCTGCGTCGGAGAGTAGCTGCCCTACAGCCACTGGCTGCGATAGTGAGccagaaagaaatgaagatcAACTGCCACCCGGCTGGGAAAAACACGAAG ATGACGATGGGCCCTATTATTGGCACATCAAAAGCGGAACTATTCAACGTGAACCTCCTGAGAACAAAGATTCATCTAGCCAACCAGCGATGAATTTTCAACGCCAAATCGTGCGCGAAGCTGAG gcTATTAGTGCCAGCTTCACTCCAGTGGTTCCCAGGAGCACCACTAGCTTTACCCTCTCCGACTTGGACAGCATCCGCTCCAAAGAGGATATGGCCTTCAA TCTTAATCTTCACGATAGAAGGCGAAGTTTTCCCGTATCGCTCGGCTCCGGTGTTTCTGCAGAATCGCGGAATTCTGCGCCAAAATCGCCAGCTATTCGATTTTCTGTCCGCTCGTTGGGTTGGGTTGAAATAGCTGAAGAAGATCTCACCCCTGAGCGCAGTTCGAAAGCCGTCAACCGTTGCATTGTCGATTTGAGCTTGGGCCGTCATGACTTGCTCGATGTGGTCGGCCGTTGGGGAGAT GGCAAGGATTTATTCATGGATCTCGATGAAGGTTCGCTAAAGCTAATTGATACGGAGAATTTCGCTGTTCTGAATAGTCAGCCCATACACACTATCCGCGTCTGGGGTGTCGGTCGTGACAACGGACG GGATTTCGCTTACGTCGCCCGCGACCGCGTGACACGAAGGCACATGTGCCACGTCTTCCGCTGCGACACGCCGGCCCGCACCATTGCCAACACACTCAGGGACATCTGCAAAAAGATCATGATCGAGCGCAACTTGCAGCACGGATTCGCTAAATCTGCCGACAACG gtgctAACGTGGTTGCTAACACACTTGGATGTAGCCCTCTTCCTGCATCTCGTAGCCGGCCAAGCAACTTGCCATCAGAACAACGGCGCCATACCAGCAAAATCGGACAGATATTGTTGTCGA GCCAGAGTTTCCCTACACCAATGGAAGAACCGCGTAAGGTGCTAAAAGCGCAGTACATTGGCAGCCTTCAAGTGCGCCGTCCCAGCGGTATGGATACGCTGAACGACGCCATCGATCAAATGGCAAGCCAAGTACCAGCCGACCAATGGCGAGACGTCAATGTGGCCGTCGCACCTTCAGTAGTTACCATCACCGATGCAGAG GACGACGAAAAGATCATCGTGGAATCGCGTGTCCGATTCCTCTCGTTTCTGGGCATCGGCCGCCAGGTGGAGAATTGCGGTTTCATCGTCCATACGGCCAACGATGTCTACATCGCCCACGTTCTCTGCTGCCATCCTTCGTCCGGCGCCATCTGTAAGACAATAGAAGCCGCTTGCAAG TTGCGTTATCAGAAATGCCTGGATGCTCACGGTGCCCTTAGGGGACGGATCACCAATTCGTCGTCGACAGCCCAGACGCCGACGGGCCGCAGCTTGGAATCACTGAGTGCTACTCTCAAGTCTGTCTTCGGTTCCATTAGTCTTGGATCAAAAAAGACGAACAAAACTACCGGCGAATCGTGA
- the LOC130692604 gene encoding protein Fe65 homolog isoform X3, which translates to MGDQPISGQDEDIFLENGRLSYENPNYQLHLNAVRLEDALNSNTEHYNLNSALLGYSMDVLSPQLSNMDLGMELELARTGSSTSLSGGNATRQRRHYASLDPMSMGVDVQVGPVMNLGSPDFDNNRGVLDNYGTSVDIEQRKSAMERQCTDSSSVDTGSPSASESSCPTATGCDSEPERNEDQLPPGWEKHEDDDGPYYWHIKSGTIQREPPENKDSSSQPAMNFQRQIVREAEAISASFTPVVPRSTTSFTLSDLDSIRSKEDMAFKRRSFPVSLGSGVSAESRNSAPKSPAIRFSVRSLGWVEIAEEDLTPERSSKAVNRCIVDLSLGRHDLLDVVGRWGDGKDLFMDLDEGSLKLIDTENFAVLNSQPIHTIRVWGVGRDNGRDFAYVARDRVTRRHMCHVFRCDTPARTIANTLRDICKKIMIERNLQHGFAKSADNGANVVANTLGCSPLPASRSRPSNLPSEQRRHTSKIGQILLSSQSFPTPMEEPRKVLKAQYIGSLQVRRPSGMDTLNDAIDQMASQVPADQWRDVNVAVAPSVVTITDAEDDEKIIVESRVRFLSFLGIGRQVENCGFIVHTANDVYIAHVLCCHPSSGAICKTIEAACKLRYQKCLDAHGALRGRITNSSSTAQTPTGRSLESLSATLKSVFGSISLGSKKTNKTTGES; encoded by the exons ATGGGCGACCAGCCGATTTCTGGCCAAGACGAAGACATTTTCCTAG AGAACGGACGATTGAGCTACGAGAATCCAAACTACCAGCTTCACTTGAACGCTGTCCGTCTGGAAGACGCTCTCAATTCGAACACGGAACACTATAATCTCAACTCTGCCCTGCTCGGCTACAGCATGGACGTCCTCTCTCCACAACTCTCCAACATG GATCTCGGCATGGAACTCGAATTGGCCCGGACTGGTTCTAGCACCAGTTTGAGTGGCGGAAATGCCACCCGTCAAAGACGACACTACGCTTCGCTTGATCCCATGTCCATGGGCGTTGACGTCCAAGTGGGTCCGGTGATGAATCTCGGCAGTCCAGATTTTGACAACAATAG GGGCGTGTTGGACAATTATGGCACTTCTGTCGATATTGAACAGCGCAAGTCTGCAATGGAAAGACAATGCACTGATAGCAGCAGCGTCGATACGGGCTCTCCGTCTGCGTCGGAGAGTAGCTGCCCTACAGCCACTGGCTGCGATAGTGAGccagaaagaaatgaagatcAACTGCCACCCGGCTGGGAAAAACACGAAG ATGACGATGGGCCCTATTATTGGCACATCAAAAGCGGAACTATTCAACGTGAACCTCCTGAGAACAAAGATTCATCTAGCCAACCAGCGATGAATTTTCAACGCCAAATCGTGCGCGAAGCTGAG gcTATTAGTGCCAGCTTCACTCCAGTGGTTCCCAGGAGCACCACTAGCTTTACCCTCTCCGACTTGGACAGCATCCGCTCCAAAGAGGATATGGCCTTCAA AAGGCGAAGTTTTCCCGTATCGCTCGGCTCCGGTGTTTCTGCAGAATCGCGGAATTCTGCGCCAAAATCGCCAGCTATTCGATTTTCTGTCCGCTCGTTGGGTTGGGTTGAAATAGCTGAAGAAGATCTCACCCCTGAGCGCAGTTCGAAAGCCGTCAACCGTTGCATTGTCGATTTGAGCTTGGGCCGTCATGACTTGCTCGATGTGGTCGGCCGTTGGGGAGAT GGCAAGGATTTATTCATGGATCTCGATGAAGGTTCGCTAAAGCTAATTGATACGGAGAATTTCGCTGTTCTGAATAGTCAGCCCATACACACTATCCGCGTCTGGGGTGTCGGTCGTGACAACGGACG GGATTTCGCTTACGTCGCCCGCGACCGCGTGACACGAAGGCACATGTGCCACGTCTTCCGCTGCGACACGCCGGCCCGCACCATTGCCAACACACTCAGGGACATCTGCAAAAAGATCATGATCGAGCGCAACTTGCAGCACGGATTCGCTAAATCTGCCGACAACG gtgctAACGTGGTTGCTAACACACTTGGATGTAGCCCTCTTCCTGCATCTCGTAGCCGGCCAAGCAACTTGCCATCAGAACAACGGCGCCATACCAGCAAAATCGGACAGATATTGTTGTCGA GCCAGAGTTTCCCTACACCAATGGAAGAACCGCGTAAGGTGCTAAAAGCGCAGTACATTGGCAGCCTTCAAGTGCGCCGTCCCAGCGGTATGGATACGCTGAACGACGCCATCGATCAAATGGCAAGCCAAGTACCAGCCGACCAATGGCGAGACGTCAATGTGGCCGTCGCACCTTCAGTAGTTACCATCACCGATGCAGAG GACGACGAAAAGATCATCGTGGAATCGCGTGTCCGATTCCTCTCGTTTCTGGGCATCGGCCGCCAGGTGGAGAATTGCGGTTTCATCGTCCATACGGCCAACGATGTCTACATCGCCCACGTTCTCTGCTGCCATCCTTCGTCCGGCGCCATCTGTAAGACAATAGAAGCCGCTTGCAAG TTGCGTTATCAGAAATGCCTGGATGCTCACGGTGCCCTTAGGGGACGGATCACCAATTCGTCGTCGACAGCCCAGACGCCGACGGGCCGCAGCTTGGAATCACTGAGTGCTACTCTCAAGTCTGTCTTCGGTTCCATTAGTCTTGGATCAAAAAAGACGAACAAAACTACCGGCGAATCGTGA